In Mauremys reevesii isolate NIE-2019 linkage group 8, ASM1616193v1, whole genome shotgun sequence, a single genomic region encodes these proteins:
- the SRSF11 gene encoding serine/arginine-rich splicing factor 11 isoform X5, translated as MSTVDPKLNHVAAGLVSPSLKSDTSSKEIEEAMKRVREAQSLISAAIEPDKKDEKRRHSRSRSRSRRRRTPSTSRHRRSRSRSRRRSHSKSRSRRRSKSPRRRRSHSRERGRRSRSASKTKDKKKEEKEKKRSKTPPKSYSTTRRSRSTSRERRRRRSRSGTRSPKKPRSPKRKLSRSPSPRRHKKEKKKDKDKERSRDERERSTSKKKKSKDKEKDRERKSESDKDVKQVTRDYDEEEQGYDSEKEKKEEKKVADSASPKIKESPVDKGSGDSARESKVNGDDHHEEDMDMSD; from the exons ATGAGCACAGTGGATCCAAA GTTGAACCATGTAGCTGCTGGTCTTGTCTCACCAAGTCTGAAATCGGATACCTCCAGTAAAGAAATAGAGGAAGCTATGAAAAGAGTAAGAGAAGCACAATCACTGATTTCTGCAGCCATAGAGCCAG ATAAAAAAGATGAAAAACGAAGGCATTCAAGATCAAGATCACGATCAAGAAGGAGGAGAACTCCTTCTACTTCTAGGCACAG ACGATCAAGAAGCAGATCAAGGAGGAGGTCACATTCAAAGTCAAGAAGCAGGCGGCGATCTAAAAGTCCAAGAAGGAGGAGATCTCATTCCAGAGAGAGAGGTAGAAGGTCTAGGAGCGCATCCAAAACCAA GGATaaaaagaaggaagagaaagaaaagaaacgtTCTAAAACTCCACCAAAAAGCTACAGCACAACTAGACGATCTAGAAGCACAAGCAG AGAACGACGGCGCAGAAGAAGCAGGAGTGGAACAAGGTCACCTAAAAAGCCCAGGTCCCCTAAAAGAAAACTGTCTCGGTCCCCATCTCCAAGAAG AcataaaaaggaaaagaagaaggATAAAGACAAAGAGAGAAGCAGAGATGAGAGAGAGCGGTCAACGAGCAAGAAGAAGAAAAGCAAAGACAAAGAGAAGGATCGGGAAAGAAAATCCGAGAGTGACAAAGACGTAAAA CAGGTCACAAGGGATTATGATGAAGAAGAACAAGGATATGACAgcgagaaagagaaaaaggaagaaaagaaggtAGCAGATTCTGCTTCCCCCAAAATAAAGGAATCACCAGTGGATAAGGGAAGTGGAGATTCAGCAAGAGAATCCAAAGTAAATGGGGATGATCATCATGAAGAAGACATGGATATGAGTGACTGA